One genomic region from Saprospiraceae bacterium encodes:
- a CDS encoding aminopeptidase P N-terminal domain-containing protein, with the protein MIFTPQSVSFYKKTRIQVIEHLAPDSIAIFHSNDKMPSTGDQYYPFRQNKDLLRLCGIYQEDTALVLFPDHPDQHKRELLFIRRTDDHIRIWEGTCLDKAQAESVSGVKNIYWFDQFESIVYPLIVRAKNVYLNSNEKAAYPLIIENRNERYGKHLMSQFPFHQFHRLQPILKNLSLVKTKEEIQAIKTAIKLTGDTWKIIDALIKPGMHEYEIAAEISYQFEKQGAIHAFEPIVASGSSACALHYKSNHQILAKDDLILVDFGAELNGYAADMTRCKAIDGTMNKRQFEVYDQVLSVFLNVKQVVKAGLTIAELNDIAEEKMGESLLQLGLVPSSEIAEKQKIKKYFPHGVAHFLGMDVHDYGDRYTELQPGMIITCEPGIYITEESIGIRLENDLLITTEGCIDLMEEYEL; encoded by the coding sequence ATGATTTTTACGCCACAGAGTGTTTCCTTTTACAAAAAAACAAGAATCCAGGTTATAGAACATCTGGCACCCGACAGTATTGCCATCTTCCACAGCAATGATAAGATGCCATCTACAGGGGACCAATATTACCCTTTTCGGCAAAATAAGGATTTGTTGAGATTGTGTGGTATCTACCAGGAGGACACTGCCCTCGTACTATTTCCTGATCATCCGGATCAGCATAAAAGAGAATTGTTGTTCATCAGAAGGACAGACGACCATATCAGAATCTGGGAAGGTACCTGCCTGGATAAAGCTCAGGCGGAATCAGTATCAGGCGTAAAAAACATTTATTGGTTTGATCAGTTTGAGTCCATAGTCTATCCACTCATTGTCAGGGCCAAAAATGTCTATCTTAATAGCAATGAAAAAGCAGCTTATCCTTTAATCATAGAAAATCGGAATGAACGATATGGTAAACACCTGATGTCGCAATTCCCATTCCATCAATTCCATAGGCTGCAGCCCATTTTAAAAAATTTAAGTTTAGTCAAAACAAAAGAAGAAATACAAGCCATCAAAACTGCTATCAAGCTCACCGGTGATACCTGGAAAATCATCGATGCACTGATCAAACCAGGGATGCATGAATATGAAATCGCTGCAGAGATCAGCTACCAATTTGAAAAACAAGGAGCTATACATGCATTCGAACCCATTGTAGCCAGTGGCTCGTCAGCGTGCGCTTTACATTATAAATCCAATCATCAGATTTTAGCGAAAGATGATCTTATCCTGGTAGATTTTGGAGCGGAGCTCAATGGCTATGCTGCCGATATGACCAGGTGCAAAGCAATAGATGGGACTATGAATAAAAGACAGTTTGAAGTCTATGATCAAGTGCTTAGTGTCTTCCTTAATGTCAAACAAGTGGTCAAAGCCGGTTTAACGATTGCAGAATTGAATGATATAGCGGAGGAAAAAATGGGCGAATCATTATTGCAACTTGGGCTGGTACCCTCATCAGAGATAGCTGAGAAACAAAAAATTAAAAAGTATTTTCCTCATGGCGTAGCTCACTTCCTGGGTATGGATGTACACGATTATGGTGATAGATATACCGAGCTGCAACCTGGAATGATCATCACCTGTGAACCCGGGATCTATATTACTGAAGAAAGCATTGGCATCAGACTGGAAAACGACCTTTTAATTACCACAGAAGGTTGTATCGATTTGATGGAAGAGTATGAATTATAA
- a CDS encoding sialate O-acetylesterase, translating into MINKIMFTCCFAILGLQMSIAQLRLPAIFGDHMVLQQKQINPVWGWATPGETITVEINGQSQTTKSDLKGNWKVKLMPLPVGGPYRLNIAGEKSKFFFDDVLVGEVWICSGQSNMEWPVKNTNSAELAILTANAPNIRLITVPRVGTDQIKNDFEGAWTACTPESVKDFSAIGYFFGRRLCDALNVPIGLIDDSWGGSAAEAWVNKDILLKDPKYNDLMAWWKDKELHYNYELEVTNWKKSLEAWEALPSGLRNTPRPQRPGDLMSGNQRPANIYNGVLHPTIGYGIKGVIWYQGESNAGRAYQYRDLFPLMIQNWREEWGQGDFPFYYVQLADFQKEADMTGESSWAELREAQTMTMDRLSNTGQAVIIDLGEGRDIHPRHKQTVADRLARWALAKDYNKGILFSGPTYQTMQIDKGKIILTFNNVGQGLYAFDTPEPKGFAIAGEDKRFEWAEAKIISSTQMEVWSDHISNPVAIRYAWADNPVCNMYSRDGLPMIPFRTDDWPGITFGKTSR; encoded by the coding sequence ATGATTAATAAAATAATGTTCACTTGTTGTTTTGCGATACTGGGTCTGCAAATGTCGATAGCCCAACTCCGACTGCCAGCCATATTCGGTGACCATATGGTATTGCAACAAAAACAAATCAATCCAGTATGGGGATGGGCTACTCCCGGCGAAACGATTACAGTAGAGATTAATGGTCAGAGCCAAACTACAAAATCCGATCTTAAAGGTAATTGGAAAGTAAAACTAATGCCCCTGCCGGTTGGTGGTCCATACCGATTAAATATAGCCGGAGAAAAATCAAAATTTTTTTTCGACGATGTGCTTGTAGGCGAAGTATGGATTTGTTCCGGTCAATCGAATATGGAATGGCCTGTTAAAAATACCAATAGTGCAGAGTTGGCTATATTGACTGCCAATGCGCCAAATATTCGGTTGATCACGGTGCCTAGGGTCGGCACTGATCAAATTAAAAACGATTTTGAGGGTGCCTGGACTGCTTGCACTCCTGAGTCTGTAAAAGACTTTTCTGCGATTGGATATTTTTTTGGTCGTCGTTTGTGCGATGCCTTAAATGTACCCATAGGACTGATAGATGATTCCTGGGGAGGGTCTGCTGCTGAAGCCTGGGTCAATAAAGATATATTGTTAAAAGACCCTAAGTATAATGACCTCATGGCTTGGTGGAAAGACAAGGAACTACACTATAATTACGAATTGGAAGTCACTAATTGGAAGAAATCTTTGGAAGCATGGGAAGCCTTGCCATCCGGCCTGCGAAACACACCCAGGCCTCAGCGACCAGGTGATTTAATGTCAGGCAATCAGCGACCAGCCAATATATACAATGGGGTATTACACCCGACTATAGGCTATGGTATAAAAGGAGTAATTTGGTACCAGGGAGAATCCAACGCAGGTCGGGCATATCAATATCGGGATCTTTTCCCTTTGATGATTCAAAATTGGCGCGAGGAGTGGGGTCAAGGCGACTTTCCGTTTTATTATGTACAATTGGCTGATTTTCAAAAAGAGGCCGATATGACTGGTGAAAGCAGCTGGGCAGAATTGCGCGAAGCGCAGACGATGACCATGGATAGATTGTCCAATACAGGACAGGCTGTCATCATCGATTTGGGTGAGGGGCGGGACATTCATCCACGACACAAACAAACTGTAGCTGATAGGTTGGCTAGATGGGCCTTGGCCAAAGATTACAATAAAGGAATATTGTTTAGCGGGCCCACTTATCAAACAATGCAAATCGACAAGGGCAAAATCATTCTTACTTTTAATAATGTGGGACAAGGGCTTTACGCTTTTGATACACCTGAGCCCAAAGGTTTTGCGATCGCAGGTGAGGATAAACGATTTGAATGGGCTGAAGCTAAAATCATTAGTTCAACGCAGATGGAGGTTTGGAGTGACCACATCTCCAATCCAGTGGCTATTAGATATGCCTGGGCTGACAATCCTGTATGCAATATGTATAGTCGCGATGGTTTGCCTATGATTCCTTTTCGCACCGATGATTGGCCAGGCATCACTTTTGGTAAAACCAGTAGATAA
- a CDS encoding amidohydrolase family protein has product MNRAAIVGILLLPFIMGWSQVIKAPEVKDGSGPYPQLIIRGATLINGNGAPPIGPVDIVVENNRIKSVTQVGYPGIAIDSAGRPKLLPGGKEIQAEGQYVLPGFVEMHGHIGGNAQGADAEYVFKLWMAHGITTVRDPSAGNGLDWVLEEKKKSAQNLITAPRIFAYTAFGMGAKEPITTPEQARLWVRENAAKGADGIKFFGANPDIMQAALEENKRLGLRSACHHAQMNVAQWNVLNSARAGLTTMEHWYGLPEALFDTRTVQDYPPDYNYANEQDRFGQAGKLWLQAAKPGSPKWNAVMDELLSLDFTLDPTFNIYEANRDLARARLQEWHQDYTMPSLWKFYAPSRISHGSYWHSWGTEQEVEWKENYRIWMMFVNEYKNRGGRVTVGTDSGFIYQLYGFSYPRELELLREAGFHPLEIIRSATLYGAQALGIDKELGTVEPGKLADLVIIKENPLKNLQVLYGTGAVALDDSNQVKRIGGVLYTIKDGIVYDAKKLLEDVRNMVAESKKDSGEPITQPGIIKKS; this is encoded by the coding sequence ATGAATCGAGCTGCAATTGTAGGCATATTGCTTTTACCTTTTATTATGGGGTGGAGCCAGGTAATAAAAGCTCCAGAAGTTAAAGATGGATCAGGGCCATATCCTCAACTTATTATACGAGGAGCAACGCTAATCAACGGCAATGGAGCACCTCCAATCGGCCCTGTTGACATCGTGGTAGAAAATAACAGGATCAAAAGTGTCACACAGGTGGGATATCCGGGTATAGCTATAGATTCAGCAGGCAGACCCAAATTATTGCCTGGTGGCAAGGAAATTCAGGCAGAAGGTCAATATGTGTTGCCGGGATTTGTAGAAATGCATGGACATATCGGAGGCAATGCGCAGGGGGCTGATGCGGAGTATGTCTTTAAGCTTTGGATGGCTCACGGCATCACGACCGTAAGAGACCCAAGTGCAGGCAATGGTTTGGACTGGGTATTGGAAGAAAAAAAGAAATCTGCTCAAAATCTAATCACAGCACCACGCATTTTCGCCTATACTGCCTTCGGTATGGGTGCAAAAGAGCCGATCACCACGCCCGAACAAGCACGCCTTTGGGTGAGAGAAAATGCAGCAAAAGGAGCTGACGGGATCAAATTTTTTGGAGCCAATCCTGATATCATGCAGGCCGCACTCGAAGAAAACAAAAGGTTGGGCTTGCGGTCTGCCTGCCATCATGCTCAAATGAATGTAGCCCAATGGAATGTGCTCAACTCTGCCAGAGCTGGCCTCACCACGATGGAACATTGGTATGGTCTTCCTGAAGCCTTATTCGATACCCGTACCGTACAGGACTATCCTCCTGACTATAATTATGCCAATGAACAGGATCGGTTTGGCCAAGCTGGCAAATTATGGCTCCAGGCTGCCAAACCAGGTTCTCCAAAATGGAATGCGGTTATGGACGAATTATTGTCCCTTGACTTTACCCTTGACCCTACTTTTAACATCTATGAAGCCAATAGAGATCTCGCCAGGGCAAGGCTCCAAGAATGGCACCAGGACTACACCATGCCCAGTCTTTGGAAATTTTATGCACCCAGTAGGATTTCGCATGGTTCCTATTGGCATAGCTGGGGCACGGAGCAAGAAGTTGAATGGAAAGAAAACTATCGAATTTGGATGATGTTTGTGAATGAGTATAAAAACCGGGGAGGCAGAGTAACTGTAGGTACAGACTCAGGATTCATCTATCAGTTGTATGGTTTTTCATATCCCCGAGAACTTGAACTGTTGAGAGAAGCAGGATTTCATCCTTTAGAAATCATCCGAAGTGCTACTCTTTACGGAGCTCAGGCTTTAGGCATAGATAAAGAATTGGGGACGGTAGAACCAGGCAAATTAGCTGACCTGGTTATCATTAAAGAAAATCCTCTAAAAAACCTTCAAGTCTTATATGGTACAGGTGCAGTCGCCCTGGATGATTCTAATCAGGTAAAAAGAATTGGCGGAGTACTCTATACGATTAAAGATGGTATAGTGTATGATGCCAAAAAACTATTGGAGGATGTAAGAAACATGGTGGCTGAATCTAAAAAGGATTCAGGTGAACCTATTACTCAACCAGGAATAATTAAGAAATCATAA